Proteins found in one Anabas testudineus chromosome 1, fAnaTes1.2, whole genome shotgun sequence genomic segment:
- the add3a gene encoding adducin 3 (gamma) a isoform X1, with protein sequence MSVDSHQAVVTTPPLPGGGTKERYFDRVNVNDPEYIRARNMSPDLRQDFNVLEQKKRVTQILQSPAFKEELECLIQEQQRKGNNPTGLLALRQIADFFMASSVAGFNTSPLSLGMVTPINDMYGVESTTMVKGEKLTRCKLASLYRLVDLFSWAHFANSYITGRVSKEQDHILIIPRGLSFAEASASNLVKVNIIGDVIEQGSTNLRIDAVGFSPHAAIYSMRPDIRCVIHVHTPATAAVSSMKCGILPISQEALILGDIAYYSYQGSLDDQEERRELQKALGPTAKVLVLRNHGVVALGETIEEAFHYIYNAQYACEIQVNAISCAGGVDNLIVLDQEKYKTRVFDVATAGDVNMGGQHKWKIGELEFESLMRMLDNLGYRTGYAYRHPIVREKPRHKSDVEIPATVTAFTFEEDGDGVATRLPFKFLQQRQQREKTRWLNSPNSYTKVSVEGGEERYSSRTTTWMKAEETGTPIRIEDPNQFVPLNTDPTEVLEKRNKIREQNRFDVMTSGPRSQHLAGIPVDEPRRPYVPTEEEQMAPLPPNPFSELSEKELEEYRKNVERRQLGLSDGEHELTSDDGSTLSQSLSLTQSPQSTPAKEENHTGLMNGKENHGDVDEELSKRVSQLTTSVESMEITVRSGEKIEEALSPESSPSKSPNTKKKKKFRTPSFLKKNKKKEKTEA encoded by the exons ATGAGTGTGGACAGCCATCAGGCGGTGGTGACCACCCCTCCCCTACCCGGTGGAGGGACCAAGGAGCGTTACTTTGACCGGGTCAATGTCAATGATCCGGAGTACATCAGGGCCCGAAACATGTCGCCCGACCTCCGGCAGGACTTCAACGTTCTGGAGCAGAAGAAACGTGTCACCCAGATACTACAGAGTCCC GCCTTCAAGGAGGAGTTGGAGTGTCTGATTCAGGAGCAGCAGCGGAAGGGGAACAATCCCACCGGCCTGCTGGCCCTCAGACAGATCGCTGACTTCTTCATGGCCAGTTCAGTGGCTGGTTTCAACACGTCCCCTCTCA GTCTGGGGATGGTGACTCCCATCAACGACATGTACGGAGTAGAATCCACCACGATGGTGAAGGGTGAGAAGCTGACGCGCTGTAAACTGGCCAGTCTTTACAGACTGGTGGACCTGTTCAGCTGGGCACACTTTGCCAACTCCTACATCACA gGCCGAGTCAGTAAAGAGCAAGACCACATCCTTATTATTCCCAGAGGGTTGTCATTTGCTGAGGCGTCTGCATCAAATCTG GTGAAGGTCAACATCATTGGGGACGTGATCGAACAGGGCTCCACCAACCTAAGGATCGACGCTGTAGGTTTCAGCCCCCACGCTGCCATCTACTCCATGCGTCCAGACATCCGCTGTGTCATACATGTGCACACTCCTGCCACTGCCGCT GTGTCGTCTATGAAGTGCGGCATTCTGCCCATTTCTCAAGAGGCACTGATCCTGGGTGACATTGCCTACTACAGCTACCAGGGCAGCTTGGATGATCAGGAGGAGcgcagagagctgcagaaggCCCTGGGCCCCACAGCAAAG gttttGGTGCTGAGGAATCACGGCGTGGTCGCTCTCGGGGAGACCATCGAAGAGGCCTTTCACTACATCTATAATGCCCAGTATGCCTGCGAAATTCAg GTGAACGCCATCTCGTGCGCTGGTGGCGTGGACAACCTGATTGTGCTGGACCAGGAGAAATACAAAACCCGCGTTTTCGATGTGGCCACTGCGGGCGATGTGAACATGGGTGGACAGCATAAGTGGAAAATTGGGGAGCTGGAGTTTGAATCTCTGATGAGGATGCTGGATAATCTG GGCTACAGGACGGGTTACGCCTACAGGCACCCCATTGTCCGCGAGAAGCCAAGGCACAAGAGCGACGTGGAGATTCCTGCCACTGTCACGGCATTTACATTCGAGGAGGATGGAGACGGTGTGGCCACACGGCTGCCATTCAAGTTCCTGCAGCAGCGACAGCAGAGGGAGAAGACGCGCTGGCTCAACTCGCCCAACAGCTACACCAAGGTCAGCGTGGAGGGCGGAGAGGAGCGCTACAGCAGCCGGACGACCACg TGGATGAAGGCAGAGGAGACAGGAACCCCGATCCGGATCGAGGACCCCAATCAGTTCGTCCCTCTCAACACAGACCCCACAGAGGTGCTGGAGAAGAGGAACAAA ATCAGAGAGCAGAACCGGTTTGACGTGATGACGTCAGGGCCACGCTCTCAGCACCTTGCAGGAATCCCTGTGGACGAACCACGACGG CCATACGTGcccacagaggaggagcagatGGCTCCGCTGCCTCCCAACCCTTTCAGTGAGCTGTCAGAGAAGGAATTGGAGGAGTATCGCAAAAACGTGGAGAGGCGGCAACTGGGCCTCAGTG ATGGAGAGCACGAGCTAACCTCCGACGACGGCTCcactctctctcagtctctgtctctcacccaGTCCCCACAAAGCACTCCAGCTAAAGAAG AGAACCACACGGGCCTGATGAACGGCAAAGAGAACCACGGCGACGTGGACGAGGAGCTGTCCAAGCGCGTCAGCCAGCTGACCACCAGCGTGGAGAGCATGGAGATCACAGTGCGCTCTGGCGAAAAGATCGAGGAGGCGCTGTCCCCAGAGAGCTCACCCTCCAAGTCCCCCAACactaaaaagaagaagaagttccgCACCCCGTCGTTcctgaagaagaacaaaaagaaagagaagacagaggccTGA
- the add3a gene encoding adducin 3 (gamma) a isoform X2 has protein sequence MSVDSHQAVVTTPPLPGGGTKERYFDRVNVNDPEYIRARNMSPDLRQDFNVLEQKKRVTQILQSPAFKEELECLIQEQQRKGNNPTGLLALRQIADFFMASSVAGFNTSPLSLGMVTPINDMYGVESTTMVKGEKLTRCKLASLYRLVDLFSWAHFANSYITGRVSKEQDHILIIPRGLSFAEASASNLVKVNIIGDVIEQGSTNLRIDAVGFSPHAAIYSMRPDIRCVIHVHTPATAAVSSMKCGILPISQEALILGDIAYYSYQGSLDDQEERRELQKALGPTAKVLVLRNHGVVALGETIEEAFHYIYNAQYACEIQVNAISCAGGVDNLIVLDQEKYKTRVFDVATAGDVNMGGQHKWKIGELEFESLMRMLDNLGYRTGYAYRHPIVREKPRHKSDVEIPATVTAFTFEEDGDGVATRLPFKFLQQRQQREKTRWLNSPNSYTKVSVEGGEERYSSRTTTWMKAEETGTPIRIEDPNQFVPLNTDPTEVLEKRNKIREQNRFDVMTSGPRSQHLAGIPVDEPRRPYVPTEEEQMAPLPPNPFSELSEKELEEYRKNVERRQLGLSENHTGLMNGKENHGDVDEELSKRVSQLTTSVESMEITVRSGEKIEEALSPESSPSKSPNTKKKKKFRTPSFLKKNKKKEKTEA, from the exons ATGAGTGTGGACAGCCATCAGGCGGTGGTGACCACCCCTCCCCTACCCGGTGGAGGGACCAAGGAGCGTTACTTTGACCGGGTCAATGTCAATGATCCGGAGTACATCAGGGCCCGAAACATGTCGCCCGACCTCCGGCAGGACTTCAACGTTCTGGAGCAGAAGAAACGTGTCACCCAGATACTACAGAGTCCC GCCTTCAAGGAGGAGTTGGAGTGTCTGATTCAGGAGCAGCAGCGGAAGGGGAACAATCCCACCGGCCTGCTGGCCCTCAGACAGATCGCTGACTTCTTCATGGCCAGTTCAGTGGCTGGTTTCAACACGTCCCCTCTCA GTCTGGGGATGGTGACTCCCATCAACGACATGTACGGAGTAGAATCCACCACGATGGTGAAGGGTGAGAAGCTGACGCGCTGTAAACTGGCCAGTCTTTACAGACTGGTGGACCTGTTCAGCTGGGCACACTTTGCCAACTCCTACATCACA gGCCGAGTCAGTAAAGAGCAAGACCACATCCTTATTATTCCCAGAGGGTTGTCATTTGCTGAGGCGTCTGCATCAAATCTG GTGAAGGTCAACATCATTGGGGACGTGATCGAACAGGGCTCCACCAACCTAAGGATCGACGCTGTAGGTTTCAGCCCCCACGCTGCCATCTACTCCATGCGTCCAGACATCCGCTGTGTCATACATGTGCACACTCCTGCCACTGCCGCT GTGTCGTCTATGAAGTGCGGCATTCTGCCCATTTCTCAAGAGGCACTGATCCTGGGTGACATTGCCTACTACAGCTACCAGGGCAGCTTGGATGATCAGGAGGAGcgcagagagctgcagaaggCCCTGGGCCCCACAGCAAAG gttttGGTGCTGAGGAATCACGGCGTGGTCGCTCTCGGGGAGACCATCGAAGAGGCCTTTCACTACATCTATAATGCCCAGTATGCCTGCGAAATTCAg GTGAACGCCATCTCGTGCGCTGGTGGCGTGGACAACCTGATTGTGCTGGACCAGGAGAAATACAAAACCCGCGTTTTCGATGTGGCCACTGCGGGCGATGTGAACATGGGTGGACAGCATAAGTGGAAAATTGGGGAGCTGGAGTTTGAATCTCTGATGAGGATGCTGGATAATCTG GGCTACAGGACGGGTTACGCCTACAGGCACCCCATTGTCCGCGAGAAGCCAAGGCACAAGAGCGACGTGGAGATTCCTGCCACTGTCACGGCATTTACATTCGAGGAGGATGGAGACGGTGTGGCCACACGGCTGCCATTCAAGTTCCTGCAGCAGCGACAGCAGAGGGAGAAGACGCGCTGGCTCAACTCGCCCAACAGCTACACCAAGGTCAGCGTGGAGGGCGGAGAGGAGCGCTACAGCAGCCGGACGACCACg TGGATGAAGGCAGAGGAGACAGGAACCCCGATCCGGATCGAGGACCCCAATCAGTTCGTCCCTCTCAACACAGACCCCACAGAGGTGCTGGAGAAGAGGAACAAA ATCAGAGAGCAGAACCGGTTTGACGTGATGACGTCAGGGCCACGCTCTCAGCACCTTGCAGGAATCCCTGTGGACGAACCACGACGG CCATACGTGcccacagaggaggagcagatGGCTCCGCTGCCTCCCAACCCTTTCAGTGAGCTGTCAGAGAAGGAATTGGAGGAGTATCGCAAAAACGTGGAGAGGCGGCAACTGGGCCTCAGTG AGAACCACACGGGCCTGATGAACGGCAAAGAGAACCACGGCGACGTGGACGAGGAGCTGTCCAAGCGCGTCAGCCAGCTGACCACCAGCGTGGAGAGCATGGAGATCACAGTGCGCTCTGGCGAAAAGATCGAGGAGGCGCTGTCCCCAGAGAGCTCACCCTCCAAGTCCCCCAACactaaaaagaagaagaagttccgCACCCCGTCGTTcctgaagaagaacaaaaagaaagagaagacagaggccTGA